A window from Flavobacterium gyeonganense encodes these proteins:
- a CDS encoding tRNA-(ms[2]io[6]A)-hydroxylase, with the protein MGVLRLQLPTDPRWVNIVEKNIEEILTDHAWCEQKAATNAITIITNNSEHQDLVQDLLALAKEEIDHFEQVHNIIIKRGLKLGRERKDDYVNELYQYMKKSGDGSRVSGLVERLLFSAMIEARSCERFKVLSENIQDEELAVFYRELMESEAGHYTTFITYARKYGTGIDVEKRWREWLAFEESIITNYGKGETIHG; encoded by the coding sequence ATGGGCGTACTTAGATTACAATTGCCAACCGACCCAAGATGGGTTAATATTGTTGAGAAAAACATAGAAGAAATCTTAACCGATCACGCTTGGTGCGAGCAAAAAGCAGCTACAAATGCAATTACAATTATAACCAATAATTCTGAACATCAGGATTTAGTGCAGGATTTATTAGCTTTAGCCAAAGAAGAAATTGATCATTTCGAACAAGTTCATAACATTATCATTAAAAGAGGATTAAAACTAGGACGTGAACGTAAAGATGATTATGTGAATGAATTATACCAGTACATGAAGAAAAGCGGAGACGGAAGCCGTGTTTCAGGTCTTGTTGAGAGATTATTATTTTCAGCAATGATTGAAGCCAGAAGCTGTGAACGCTTTAAAGTACTTTCTGAAAATATTCAGGATGAAGAACTGGCTGTTTTTTACAGAGAATTAATGGAAAGCGAGGCCGGGCATTACACTACTTTCATCACATACGCACGTAAATATGGCACCGGAATTGACGTTGAAAAACGCTGGAGAGAATGGCTTGCTTTTGAAGAATCTATAATTACAAACTATGGCAAAGGTGAAACCATTCACGGATGA
- a CDS encoding GNAT family N-acetyltransferase, protein MNHQNIIEIIPFSPELKEYIKTLNLEWLTKYFRVEEKDELVLSNPQEEIIAKGGMIFYAKLNNEILGTVSLMKIDAENFELSKMAVSDKAQGLGIGNKLLLHAFAIAKENNIKKLILYSNRILLPAIHLYKKFGFVEVVLEEGLYERANIKMEKMIV, encoded by the coding sequence ATGAATCACCAAAATATCATAGAAATAATTCCTTTTTCACCTGAATTGAAAGAATACATTAAAACGTTGAATCTTGAATGGCTGACAAAATATTTCAGAGTAGAAGAAAAGGACGAATTAGTACTTTCCAATCCGCAGGAAGAGATTATAGCCAAAGGCGGAATGATTTTTTATGCTAAACTTAATAATGAAATCCTTGGCACGGTTTCCTTAATGAAAATTGATGCTGAAAATTTTGAATTGAGCAAAATGGCGGTTTCAGACAAAGCCCAGGGACTTGGAATTGGTAATAAATTGCTTCTTCATGCCTTTGCCATAGCCAAAGAAAATAACATCAAAAAGTTAATTTTATATTCAAATCGAATTTTATTACCCGCAATTCATTTATATAAAAAGTTTGGTTTTGTCGAAGTTGTCCTTGAAGAGGGACTTTACGAAAGAGCCAATATTAAAATGGAAAAAATGATAGTTTAA
- the fahA gene encoding fumarylacetoacetase yields MPITANDTKRKSWLDVPENSDFPIQNIPFGVFLTKENVVTVGTRIGDYAIDLGALQQLNYFEGIDLTDDMFMQDTLNDFISDGKKTWRLVRNRIADIFDETNPQLRDSEKDRDVVIFKIEDVEMQLPVLIGDYTDFYSSKEHATNVGKMFRDPENALLPNWLHIPVGYHGRSSTIVPSGIPVHRPMGQILPAGEKYPVFGPSRLVDFELETAFITTDVNVMGENISTYEAEDYIFGMVLLNDWSARDIQKWEYVPLGPFLAKSFATSISPWIVTMDALEPFRTKGPKQDPTPLPYLQTKGKKAFDIHLEVLLKPEDQEETVVSKSNFKYLYWSMSQQLAHHTSNGCRVNSGDMMGSGTISGPTPDSFGSMLELTWGGKNPIKLKDGSERKFIEDNDTVIIRGFCENAEVRIGFGEVCSQLLPPFVRP; encoded by the coding sequence ATGCCAATAACCGCCAACGATACCAAAAGAAAATCATGGTTGGATGTACCAGAGAATAGTGATTTCCCTATTCAGAATATTCCATTCGGTGTATTTCTTACCAAAGAAAATGTCGTTACTGTAGGGACGAGAATTGGCGATTACGCTATAGATTTAGGGGCTTTACAACAATTAAACTATTTTGAAGGAATAGACTTAACAGATGATATGTTTATGCAGGATACGCTAAATGATTTTATTTCTGACGGAAAAAAAACATGGCGACTAGTCCGAAACCGTATTGCAGATATTTTTGATGAAACAAATCCTCAGCTTAGAGATTCAGAAAAAGACCGTGATGTTGTTATTTTTAAGATTGAAGATGTAGAGATGCAATTGCCGGTTTTAATTGGCGATTACACTGATTTTTATTCCAGTAAAGAACATGCTACAAACGTAGGAAAAATGTTTCGTGATCCTGAAAATGCTTTATTGCCAAACTGGCTGCATATTCCGGTTGGATACCACGGAAGAAGTTCTACTATTGTTCCGTCCGGAATTCCTGTTCACAGGCCAATGGGGCAGATTTTGCCAGCGGGAGAAAAATACCCGGTTTTTGGTCCGTCGCGTCTGGTCGATTTTGAATTAGAAACTGCTTTTATTACTACTGATGTAAATGTAATGGGCGAAAATATTTCGACTTATGAAGCAGAAGATTATATTTTTGGAATGGTTTTATTGAATGACTGGAGTGCGCGAGATATACAAAAATGGGAGTATGTACCACTTGGTCCTTTTCTGGCAAAGAGTTTCGCAACATCAATTTCTCCTTGGATTGTAACTATGGATGCATTAGAACCTTTCAGGACTAAAGGGCCTAAGCAGGATCCGACACCTCTACCTTATTTGCAAACGAAAGGAAAGAAAGCATTTGATATTCATCTGGAAGTTTTACTTAAACCGGAGGATCAGGAAGAAACAGTCGTTTCCAAATCAAACTTTAAATATTTATACTGGTCTATGAGTCAGCAGTTGGCACATCATACTTCTAATGGATGTCGTGTAAACTCTGGTGATATGATGGGATCAGGAACTATTTCCGGACCAACGCCTGATAGTTTTGGTTCAATGTTAGAATTAACATGGGGAGGCAAAAATCCAATCAAATTAAAAGATGGAAGCGAACGTAAATTTATCGAAGATAATGATACAGTAATAATAAGAGGTTTTTGTGAAAATGCAGAGGTTCGAATTGGTTTTGGAGAAGTTTGCAGCCAGTTGTTACCACCTTTTGTAAGGCCATGA
- the glyA gene encoding serine hydroxymethyltransferase, with translation MQRDEQIFDLILEEQDRQIHGLELIASENFVSDEVIEAAGSVLTNKYAEGYPGKRYYGGCEVVDVIEQIAIDRAKELFGAEYANVQPHSGSQANASVFHACLQPGDKILGFDLSHGGHLTHGSPVNFSGRVYNPVFYGVDKETGRLDYDKIQEIATKEQPKLIIAGASAYSRDMDFERFRVIADSVGAILMADISHPAGLIAKGLLNDPIPHCHIVTTTTHKTLRGPRGGLILMGKDFENPWGLKTPKGEIRMMSALLDLAVFPGNQGGPLMHIIAAKAVAFGEALKDEFFTYAMQLQKNANAMADAFVKRGYNIISGGTDNHMMLIDLRNKNISGKDAENALVKAEITVNKNMVPFDDKSPFVTSGIRVGTAAITTRGLVEKDMETIVALIDKVLADHTNEALIEEVANEVNEMMSERPIFVY, from the coding sequence ATGCAACGCGACGAACAAATTTTTGACCTTATACTAGAGGAACAAGACAGACAAATTCACGGATTAGAACTTATTGCTTCTGAAAACTTCGTAAGTGATGAAGTAATTGAAGCTGCTGGTTCAGTTTTAACAAATAAATATGCTGAAGGATATCCTGGCAAAAGATACTACGGCGGTTGCGAAGTAGTTGACGTTATTGAACAGATTGCTATTGACAGAGCTAAAGAATTATTTGGTGCTGAATATGCCAACGTACAACCTCACTCTGGTTCTCAGGCTAATGCCTCTGTTTTTCACGCTTGTTTACAGCCGGGCGATAAAATTTTAGGATTCGATTTATCACATGGTGGTCACCTTACTCACGGTTCTCCTGTAAATTTTTCAGGCCGTGTTTACAACCCTGTATTTTACGGTGTAGACAAAGAAACAGGAAGATTGGATTACGATAAAATTCAGGAAATTGCTACTAAAGAGCAGCCAAAATTAATCATAGCTGGAGCTTCTGCTTACTCTCGTGATATGGATTTTGAACGTTTCAGAGTTATCGCTGACAGCGTTGGTGCAATTTTGATGGCTGATATTTCTCACCCTGCAGGTTTAATTGCAAAAGGATTATTGAACGACCCAATTCCACATTGTCATATTGTAACTACTACAACCCACAAAACATTACGTGGACCAAGAGGTGGTTTGATTTTAATGGGTAAAGATTTCGAAAATCCTTGGGGATTAAAAACGCCAAAAGGGGAAATCAGAATGATGTCTGCTTTATTGGATTTAGCTGTTTTCCCAGGAAATCAGGGAGGACCTTTGATGCACATTATCGCTGCTAAAGCTGTTGCTTTTGGTGAAGCTTTAAAAGATGAGTTCTTCACTTATGCAATGCAATTACAAAAAAATGCTAATGCTATGGCAGATGCTTTCGTAAAAAGGGGATACAACATTATCTCTGGCGGAACAGACAACCACATGATGTTAATTGACCTAAGAAATAAAAATATTTCAGGAAAAGATGCTGAAAATGCATTGGTAAAAGCAGAAATTACAGTAAATAAAAACATGGTTCCATTTGATGATAAATCACCCTTTGTAACTTCAGGGATACGCGTTGGAACAGCTGCAATCACTACTCGTGGTTTAGTAGAAAAAGATATGGAAACTATCGTCGCTTTAATCGATAAAGTACTTGCTGATCATACAAACGAAGCTCTTATCGAAGAAGTAGCTAATGAAGTAAATGAAATGATGAGCGAAAGACCAATTTTCGTTTACTAA
- the tsaE gene encoding tRNA (adenosine(37)-N6)-threonylcarbamoyltransferase complex ATPase subunit type 1 TsaE — translation MNIVFSLDQIQEVAKKIIARNPKKIILFNGEMGVGKTTLIKELCKTLGIKDATSSPTFSLVNEYYTSNNQIVYHFDFYRLNKETEALDMGVDDYLYSGNWCFIEWSEKIAGLIPEEHSIVNIQLKADGRRNLELI, via the coding sequence ATGAATATCGTTTTTTCATTAGATCAGATTCAGGAAGTAGCCAAAAAAATTATTGCTCGAAATCCCAAAAAAATCATTCTTTTTAATGGTGAAATGGGTGTTGGAAAAACTACTTTGATTAAAGAATTATGCAAAACTCTAGGAATTAAAGACGCTACAAGCAGCCCTACTTTTTCTTTAGTTAATGAGTATTACACCTCTAATAATCAAATTGTTTATCATTTTGATTTTTACCGGCTTAATAAAGAAACTGAAGCACTTGATATGGGTGTAGATGATTATTTATATTCCGGAAACTGGTGTTTTATCGAATGGTCTGAAAAAATTGCTGGTTTGATTCCGGAGGAGCATTCTATAGTTAATATTCAATTAAAGGCAGATGGTAGAAGAAACTTAGAGTTAATTTAA